Below is a window of Pseudomonas sp. B21-040 DNA.
CTGGGTACATGCCCCACGACCAGTTGGCTTCGCCAACCATTTCGCTCACAGCCAGACCCAGAGACTCTGGCAGGCCTTGGCCACCGTGCTCTACGTCGTGGGCCAGGCTAGGCCAGCCGCCTTCGACGAATTGTTTGTAGGCTTCTTTGAAGCCAGTCGGCGTTTTAACGCCGGACTCGCTCCAGGTGCAGCCTTCGGTGTCGCCCACGCGGTTCAGCGGCGCCAGTACCTGCTCACAAAACTTGGCGCCTTCTTCGAGAATGGCGTCAACCATGTCCGGAGTTGCGTCTGCGCAAGCCGGAAGGCTCTGATAGTGCGCTTCGTAGCCGAGCAATTCGTCACGAACGAAGCGAATATCACGCAAGGGGGCCTTGTAGTCAGGCATAGCGATAAACCTCTGCTGATGTAACCGGGAATGAACGACCGTGTTGATTTGTTGTGACGGTCAAACAGTTGTTTGAAACATACGTTTACGCCTAATTCTTGTCAAGCGTCGATCTTTGGCCGTTCGTCATCACCTCACCGATCTGCCGGACACGCAGCAGCGTACGAGCGCTGAATAAACACCGCGGCGTGTAGAAAAGATTAGTTGAGCGAGAAGGACTTACGCAGAAAAACGCCGCGAAAAGTCGCGGCGTCGATGAAGCGGATTCAGCGGGGAATCAAGCGAATGTATCGATCAACGTGCCGAGCATTTCGTCCGAAGCCTTGGCGACTTTGGCGCCCGCTTCAACCTGAAATTTGCCTTGGGCCAGATCGATTACGTTGCTGGCCAGGTCAGATTGCTGGCTGCGATCAACCGAACGCAGACGATCAACCTGAGCCTCGGAGGACTGGCTGGTAACCGAACGCTCAATGGTGTTGCTGGCGATCTGCCCGGAAGCTTGATCGACGCGGTTCTGCCCTATCTGAATAGTGCTCAGACCAGCATAAAAAGCGGTGTTACCTGAGATTTCCATGGGAGAACTCGTCCTGCAAGGGATCAATGGTGGCCATTGAACCAGACCTGATGGCAAAAGGCCCGACAAAAACACTAATGGCACAGTGCCTTGTCATAGATAAAACCTAGTCCAGCAGATCCAGTTGCAAATGTTCCGCCACGGATTCAGCCGTGATCGACTTGAGCCTCGGTACTCGCCCCAGGCAGGGCGCGGGAATCCGCTCGGCGAGCGTGGCGAGGTTTTCCTCCAACCGTGAGGTTTTCGGATCGATGATATTGGCCACCCAACCCGCCAGCTGCAACCCATCCTGAGCAATCGCCTCGGCCGTCAACAGCGCATGGTTGATGCAACCCAGCCGCACACCGACCACCAGAATGACCGGCAAACCCAGCGCCATCGCCAGGTCAGACAGATTGTCCTGATCCGCCAACGGCACGCGCCAGCCGCCCGCCCCTTCGATCAGGGTGAAATCCGCCTGCATATCGAGAATCTCGCGCATGGGCGTCAACAGCGACTGCACGGTCAATGCCACGCCGGCCTCCCGTGCGGCCAGGTGTGGAGCGATGGCCGGCTCGAACGCGAGTGGATTGACCTGGGCATACGTCAACGGCAACGAACACTCGGCCAACAACGCCAACGCATCGGCATTACGCAACCCCTTGGGCGTCACGTCGCAGCCAGAGGCAACCGGCTTGCCCGCTGCCGTGCTCAGGCCCGCGGATCGCGCGGCATGCAACAAACCCGCAGCAACGGTGGTCTTGCCAACGTCAGTGTCAGTGCCGGTGATGAAATAGGCTGCGCTCATAAAGGTTTCTCCAACACGGCGTAGACCACCTGGTAAGTCGCCGGCAAACCTTCGGCCTGGCGAAATTGCTCATACGCCTCGATCAAACCGAGGATCCGCGCACGGCCAGTCAAACCACCCGGCCGCCCTGGGTTCAAGTTGTGCGCACCCAATGCCTTCAGTTCATGGGTCAGGCTGCGCACATCCGGGTAATGCAATACATGAGGACGCGTTTGCAGGCTGACAGTCTTCAAGCCACTGGCAGCACACAACTGCTGATAAACACCCAACTCGCGGAAGCGATTGACGTGGACCATGCCATCGACCTGACGCCAGCTGTCACGCAGTTCAAACAACGTCCCTACACAAAGACTAGCAAACGCGAAAATACCCCCTGGTTTCAGCACCCGGTGCGCCTCGCGAAGCACCGACTCAAAATCAGCGCACCACTGCACGGCAAGGCTGGAGAAGATCAAATCGCAGGTCGAATCCTGGAGCGGCAAGCGCTCGGCATCGCCCGCGATGAAATGGGTCGCCCCACCCAATGGCCGCGCGTGATTGAGCATGCCTTCGGCAATGTCGAGGGCGACACCCTGACCGGCCGGAAAACGCTCGCTCAACGCACGACTGAAATAACCGGTGCCGCAGCCCAGGTCCAGCCAGCGACCCGGGACAAAATCACCCGGCAAGCGACTCAACAACTGGCTGCCAACATCGCGTTGCAATTCGGCCACGCTGTCATAGCTCGCTGCCGCGCGAGAAAAGGACGCTGCCACCTGGCGCTTGTCAGGCAAACCGCCGGGCAGATTGGGAAGGGATAAATCAGTCATCACCGGACTCGTGCAAAAAGGCCTGAATCGCCCCCGCCACACCGTGGGGGTCTTCCAGAAGAAACGCATGACTGGCCTGTTCAATCAGACCAATTTCGACATCCGGCAGCAGCGTCAGCAAATCCCCTGCGGCTTCGGCCGGAACCAGGCCGTCGAGGCCGGCGAACAAATGAAATTGTGGACCGCGATATGCCTGCAAAGCCTGGCGAGTATCCAGTTGTGCAAGGACTTCCAGACCGGCCGCCAAAACCGAAGCAGTGGAATGGGGCGCACCACCGAGCAGTAACCGGGAAAGACCGCGAGGGTCTTGCGCGCCTTGCGCACACAGCAACGAAAACCGTTTCAACGTCAGGCGTGGATCTGCCTGGCAGCCGGCCAGAAACGCCTCGAACGTCTCGGCGGGCATCGCGCTCGGCCATTGCTCATGGGCAACAAACGAAGGATTGCTCGCCAGCGTCAGTAAACCGCAGCAGCGATCGCCTCGACGCGCCGCCAGCTCCGCCGCGAGCATGCCACCCAAGGACCAGCCTGCGAGCCAGGCGTCTTGCGGCAGGGTCGAATCCAGCTCATCGAGCCACTCGTCAAGATCACTCGATTCCAGTTCCGGCAACGGCTCGATCTCGACCCGCAGATGCTCATCCAGCCCACGCAAGGCTGCCGCCAAGGGTTCCAGCGGCGAAATCCCGAGGCCCCATCCGGGCAGCAGAATCAGTCGGTCACGCATGGCTTGGCTCCGATTTCAAAAGTGCAAAACAATCGGCCAGTCCATTCAACAAGCGCTGCACCTGTGCCTCGCTATGAGCGGCGGTCAGGGTCACCCGCAAGCGGGCGCTGCCAGCCGGCACGGTCGGCGGACGGATCGCGGTCACCATCAGACCGCGCTCGCGCAACATCTGCGACAGCCGTACCGCACGCCCGGCATCGCCGATCATGATCGGCTGGATCGGCGTGAAACTGTCCATCAGTTCCAGGCCAATCTGCTCGGCACCCTGGCGGAACTGACGAATCAGCACCTTCAGATGCTCACGCCGCCAGTGTTCGGTGCGCAGCAGTTCGAGGCTTTTCAGCGTCGCGCAGGCCAGCGCCGGTGGCTGGCTGGTGGTGTAAATGTAGGGTCTGGCGAACTGGATCAGACTTTCGATCAACTCGTCACTGCCAGCAACAAAGGCCCCGGCCGTGCCGAATGCCTTGCCCAGTGTGCCCACCAGAACCGGCACGTCTTCCTGACTCAGGCCAAAATGCTCGACGATCCCACCGCCATTGGCGCCCAGCGGCCCAAACCCGTGAGCGTCATCGACCATCAGCCAGGCGCCTTTGGCCTTGGCTTCGAGCGCCAGCGCCGGCAGATTGGCGATGTCGCCGTCCATGCTGAATACGCCGTCGGTGACCACCAGCGTATTACCGGTGGCCTTCTCCAGCCGCTTGGCCAGACTGACCGCGTCGTTGTGCAGATAGCGGTTGAAGCGCGCGCCGGACAGCAAACCGGCATCCAGCAACGAGGCGTGATTGAGTCGATCCTCCAGCACCGTATCACCCGCCCCGACCAAGGCCGTGACTGCACCGAGATTGGCCATGTAACCGGTGGTGAACAACAACGCACGCGGACGGCCGGTCAGGTCAGCCAAGGCCTCCTCCAGCGCGTGATGCGGCGTGCTGTGGCCGATCACCAAGTGCGACGCCCCGCCACCGACGCCCCAACGAGCCGCACCGGCGCGCCAGGCTTCGATCACTTGCGGGTGATTGGCCAGGCCCAAGTAGTCGTTGTTACAGAACGCGAGCAACGGTTGACCATCGACCACCACTTCCGGGCCTTGAGGGCTTTCGAGTAGCGGGCGCTGGCGGTAGAGGTTTTCGGCACGACGGGCAGCAAGGCGTGCGGCGAGATCGAAAGACATGCAGGCCTCGCGAGTAGGAATGGGGTACAGCCCCTGTAGGAGCAAAGCTTGCTCGCGATAAGAGCGCCGCAGTCATTCAGGCCGACCGAGGCGTTTTCATCGCGGGCAAGCCTTGCTCCTACAAGGCAAAGGACTTAAACAGCTGCGTTGTAAAACTGCTCGCTGCTCTTCTGCTCAACCAGCGCTTGCTCGATGGCGGCTTGATGCACCTCGTCGGCGTGTTCTTCGCGCGCTTCCGGCAGAATCCCCAGGCGCGAGAACAGTTGCATGTCCTTGTCGGCTTGCGGGTTGGCAGTGGTCAGCAGTTTTTCGCCGTAGAAAATCGAGTTGGCGCCAGCGAAGAACGCCAGGGCCTGCATCTGCTCGTTCATCGCTTCGCGGCCAGCGGACAAACGCACGTGGGATTGCGGCATCAGGATGCGGGCGACGGCGAGCATGCGGATGAAATCGAACGGGTCGACGTCTTCCGCATTTTCCAGCGGCGTCCCGGCGACTTTCACCAGCATGTTGATCGGCACCGATTCCGGATGCTCTGGCAGGTTGGCCAACTGGATCAGCAGATTGGCGCGGTCATCAAGGGACTCGCCCATGCCAAGGATGCCGCCCGAGCAGATCTTCATCCCCGAATCACGCACGTAGGCCAGGGTTTGCAGGCGCTCGCCGTAGGTGCGGGTGGTGATGATGCTGCCGTAGAACTCCGGCGAGGTGTCGAGGTTGTGGTTGTAGTAGTCGAGGCCGGCCTTGGCCAGCGCTTCGGTCTGGTCCTGATCCAGGCGACCCAGGGTCATGCAGGTTTCCAGGCCCAGGGCTTTCACACCTTCGACCATCTTCAGCACGTAAGGCATGTCTTTGGCCGACGGATGCTTCCACGCGGCGCCCATGCAGAAACGGGTCGACCCGATGGCCTTGGCGCGAGCGGCCTCTTCGAGGACCTTCTGTACTTCCATCAACTTTTCTTTTTCCAGGCCGGTGTTGTAGTGACCGGACTGCGGGCAATATTTGCAATCTTCAGGGCAGGCGCCGGTCTTGATCGACAGCAGCGTGGAAACCTGGACGCGGTTGGCGTCGAAATGCGCACGGTGCACCGTCTGCGCCTGGAACAACAGGTCATTGAATGGCTGAACGAAGAGTGCTTTGACTTCGGCCAAAGACCAGTCATGACGCAGGGTTGCAGTGGTGCTGGCGCTCATGGGCGTTTCCTTTGTTTTATGCTTGGCAAGCGACTGGGGACGGAATACCCACAGACGCGACACGGATGTTCGGCATATTTAAGGAAGACTCATGCGCTGTCAACCACGTTACGAAGGGGCGGTTTACATCTGGTTAAAAAACAATCAGCACTGTTTGCTCTGCGCTGAACCGGCCGATGAACACATCCCGATTTGCATGGCCTGCGAAACGGAACTGCCCTGGCTTGGCGATCACTGCCAAACCTGTGCCCTGCCCTTGACCGGCGCCGGGCTGACCTGCGGCCAGTGCCAGGAACACCCGCCCGCCTTCGAGCGAGTGGCCACACCCTGGACTTACAGCTTTCCGCTGGACACGTTGATCACACGCTTCAAGCACTCGGCAAAGTGGCCATTCGGCCGCCTGCTCGGCGAACTTCTCGCGCAGTTCCTGCAACATCGCTTCGATGAAGACCTGAATCGACCTGACGCGCTCGTCCCCGTGCCGCTGGCCGCTAAACGCTTGCGTCAACGGGGCTTCAATCAAGCCGCGATGCTCGCCCGCTGGCTCGGCGCCAACCTCGACATCCCTTGCGACGAAACGCTGCTGTTGCGGATTCAAGACACCAGCGCGCAGCAGGATTTGAATGCCGATGCCCGCAAAAAGAACCTTCGCCATGCCTTCGCCCTGACACCCGGCGCGCACATCAAGGGCCGTCATCTGGCCTTGGTGGACGACGTGCTGACCACCGGTGCGACGGCGCAAGCCCTCGCCCGGTTGTTAATGGAGGCTGGCGCCGCACGGGTTGATGTCTACTGCCTGGCCCGAACACCCAAACCTGGCGACGTGGCCTGACTTGACTCCCGCGCCCCAAGCGGCCAACGTCTTTCCAATCGTCACAGCCCAAAGCGCCTTGCCATGTCCTTGCCAACCTTGTTGTCCCAGCACATTGTCCGTCGTCCGCAGCGCATTGCGTTGCTGCAACACATCGCCGAACAAGGCTCGATCACCCGTGCCGCGAAAAGTGCGGGCCTGAGCTACAAGGCCGCATGGGATGCGATCGACGAACTGAACAACCTGGCGCAGAAGCCGCTGGTGGAGCGCAGTGTCGGTGGCAAAGGCGGCGGGGGCGCCAAACTCTCCAGCGAAGGCCTGCGTGTGTTGCGCCTTTACCAAAAGCTGCAAGCCCTGCAGGCCCAAGTGCTGGAGGCGGCCGAAGACGCCAGCGATCTGGACTTGCTCGGCCGCCTGATGCTCAGGACCAGCGCGCGTAATCAACTGCATGGCAAGGTTGTGGAGATCGAAGCTCAGGGGCGCAATGACCTGATCCGTCTTGAATTGGCCGAAGGCTTGAACATTGATGCGCAGATTACCCACGACAGCACCCTGCGCCTGGAGTTGGAAATCGGCACCGAGGTGGTCGCATTGATCAAGGCCGGTTGGCTGGACCTGCTGGGCATCGACCAGCAGGAAACACCCGGCAACAACTGCTTGAACGGCATTATCGAAGAAATTCTCGACGCCGAAGACGGCCCCAGCGAAGTGCGCATCGGCCTGCCTAATGGCCATACGCTGTGCGCGCTGGCCGAACCGCTGCACTTGAGAACCCTGGGGCTTGCCATCGACAAACCGGTACGGGTGCAATGTTCGCCGTCCAATATCCTGTTGGGCACTCCGCTCTGAAACAAAAACGTCACGGAGGCTCATTAAGGTGACTGCAAAAACCCGCAGGGAGCCTGATGTGAGCCTATTAGAAGAAAACCAATCCACCGACCTCGAAAAAATGGTCGGCCTCAGTCGTCGTGGTTTCATCAGCGCCGGTGCCCTCTGCGGTGCGGCGATGTTCCTCGGTGGCAACCTGCTGAGCCGTAGCGTGCTGGCCGCGAGCGTCAGCGCAGGCACCAGCAAACTGTTGGGCTTTGACAGCATCCCCGCCGCCACCAGCGACGCCATCACCCTTCCCGCGGGTTACAAATCCTCGGTGCTGATCAGTTGGGGCCAGCCCCTGCACAAAAACGGCCCGGCCTTCGACCCCAGTGGCAATGGCACGGCCGAACAGCAGGAACTCCAGTTCGGCGACAACAATGACGGCATGAGCCTGTTCGAGTTTCCCGGTGAGAAAGACCGGGCGCTGATGGCAATCAACAACGAATACACCAACTATCGCTACCTCTACGCGCACGGCGGCATGCCACAATCGGCCGAAGAAGTGCGCAAGGCGCTGGCCTGCGAAGGCGTGTCGGTGATCGAAGTGCAGCGCAAGAACGGCCAATGGCAATTCGTCCAGGGCTCGCGCTACAACCGACGCATTCACGGCAACGCACCGATCACCCTGAGTGGCCCGGCCGCCGGCCATGAACTGCTGAAAACCAGCGCCGACCCACAGGGCAAAAATGTCCTCGGCACCTTTCAGAACTGCGCCAACGGCAAGACGCCGTGGGGCACGTACCTGACCTGTGAAGAGAACTTCACCGACTGCTTCGGCAGCAGCAATGCCGAGCAAAAATTCGACGCCGCGCAGAAACGCTACGGCGCGGTGGCGACCAGCAAAGAGATCAACTGGCACCCGCACGACGCGCGTTTCGACCTGGCGAAAAATCCGAACGAACTCAATCGTCACGGCTGGGTGGTGGAGATTGACCCGTTCGATCCGCAATCGACGCCGGTCAAGCGCACGGCCTTGGGCCGCTTCAAGCATGAGAACGCCGCGCTGGCTGAAACCCATGACGGCCGCGCCGTGGTGTACATGGGCGACGACGAACGCGGCGAGTTCATCTACAAGTTCGTCAGCCGCGACAAGATCAACCACAAAAACCCCAAGGCCAACCGCGACCTGCTGGATCACGGCACGCTGTACGTCGCGCGCTTCGACGCCGGCGACGGCAATGCCGATCACCCGAAGGGCCAGGGCGAATGGGTCGAGCTGACCCACGGCAAAAACGGTATCGACGCCAGCAGCGGCTTCGCCGACCAGGCCGAGGTGCTGATCCACGCACGCCTCGCCGCCAGCGTGGTGAAAGCCACGCGCATGGACCGCCCGGAATGGATCGTCGTCAGCCCCAAGGATGGCCAGGTTTATTGCACCCTGACCAACAATGCCAAACGCGGCGAGGACGGTCAGCCGGTGGGCGGACCGAACCCGCGTGAGAAGAACGTGTACGGTCAGATCCTGCGCTGGCGCACCGACCGCGACGATCATGCCGCCAATAGCTTTGCCTGGGACCTGTTTGTGGTCGCCGGCAATCCGGGTGTTCATGCCGGCACGCCGAAGGGCGGATCGTCGAACATCACGCCGCAGAACATGTTCAATAGCCCGGATGGCCTGGGGTTCGACAAAGCTGGACGCTTGTGGATTCTCACCGACGGCGATTCGAGCAATGCCGGTGACTTTGCCGGCATGGGCAACAACCAGATGCTGTGTGCCGACCCTGTGACCGGGGAGATTCGCCGCTTCATGGTCGGGCCGATTGGCTGCGAAGTCACCGGGATCAGCTTCTCACCGGATCAAAAGACCTTGTTTGTCGGCATTCAGCATCCGGGGGAAAATGGCGGTTCGACATTCCCGGAGCATTTGCCCAATGGCAAACCGCGGTCTTCGGTGATGGCGATTTCCCGTGAGGATGGCGGGATCGTCGGCGCCTGATTATCGATCACGCAGATGATCGTTCCCACGCTCTGCGTGGGAATGCCTCACCGGACGCTCCGCGTCCGCTTCTGAGGACGCGGAGCGTCCCTGGCTGCATTCCCACGCAGAGCGTGGGAACGATCCCCCTAAAGAAGCCCCGTCTGCGCTACCATGCTTGGCCGGACGCGGCAGCCTGCTGCGCGCAGGAGTCAGCATGGCCCACCCGTTTGCAACCCTCACCCCAGACCTCGTGCTCGATGCCGTCGAAAGTATTGGCTTTCTCAGTGACGCGCGCATTCTGGCGCTCAACAGTTACGAGAACCGTGTCTATCAGGTCGGCATCGAAGATGGCGAGCCGCTGATCGCCAAGTTCTACCGTCCGCAGCGCTGGACCAACGAAGCGATTCTCGAAGAGCACCAGTTCACCTTCGAACTCGCCGAATGCGACGTACCGGTAGTCGCCCCGATGATTCACAACGGCGCCAGCCTGCACGAGCACAACGGCTTTCGTTTCACCCTGTTCCCCCGCCGTGGTGGCCGCGCGCCGGAGCCGGGAAATCTCGATCAACTCTATCGCCTGGGTCAATTGCTCGGTCGCCTGCACGCCGTCGGCAAAACCAAACCGTTCGACCACCGTGAAGCGCTGGGTGTGAAGAACTTCGGCCACGACTCGCTGACCACCTTGCTCGAAGGCAATTTCATCCCCAAGAGTTTGCTGCCGGCCTACGAATCGGTGGCCCGCGACCTGCTCAAGCGTGTGGAAGATGCCTACAGCAACACGCCGCACCAGAACATTCGCATGCACGGTGATTGCCACCCCGGCAACATGATGTGCCGCGACGAAATGTTCCACATCGTCGACCTCGATGACTGCCGCATGGGCCCGGCGGTGCAAGACATCTGGATGATGCTGGCCGGTGACCGCCAGGAATGCCTCGGGCAGCTGTCGGAACTGATGGACGGCTACAACGAGTTTCACGACTTTGATCCTCGGGAACTGGCGTTGATCGAGCCACTGCGCGCCTTGCGCCTGATGCACTACAGCGCCTGGCTCGCCCGTCGCTGGGACGACCCGGCGTTCCCGCACAGCTTTCCGTGGTTTGGCAGCGAGCGGTATTGGGGCGACCAGGTGCTGGCATTGCGCGAGCAACTCGCAGCCCTGAACGAAGAACCCCTTAAACTTTTCTGACCCACCTAGAAACCCTGTGCGAGCTTGCTCGCGATAGCAATCCATCAGTCACTGATGTGCTGATTGAATCGCCGCCATCGCGAGCAAGCTCGCTCCCACAGGGTTGAGTGTTCACAATTACCCAACCTAATCAGGCAGGACATTCGTAGACAAATCTCCTTACAATCCCTCTTTGTTAGCTGCCTAAGCAAGGATTCTGCATGCAAGCTGCCAACCCGCGTCGCGGGTACATTCTGGGCCTGAGTGCCTACATCATTTGGGGACTTTTCCCGCTCTACTTCAAAGCCATTGCCAACGTGCCCGCCGTGGAAATCATCATCCATCGCGTGCTGTGGTCCGCGCTGTTCGGTGCCTTGTTGCTGATGGTCTGGAAACATCCCGGCTGGTGGCGCGAACTGCGAGACAACCCCAAACGCCTGGCGATCCTCGCCCTCAGTGGCACGCTGATTGCGGCCAACTGGCTGACCTACGTGTGGTCGGTGAACAACGGGCGGATGCTCGAGGCCAGCCTCGGTTACTACATCAACCCGCTGGTGAACGTGTTGCTGGGGATGTTGATCCTCGGCGAACGGCTACGGCGCATGCAGTGGCTGGCCGTGGGTTTGGCGGCGGTTGGCGTGGCGCAGCAGGTGTGGCAAGTCGGCAGCCTGCCCTGGGTGTCGCTGGTGTTGGCGCTGACGTTCGGGTTCTACGGATTGATCCGTAAGCAGGCGCCGGTCAAGGCATTGCCCGGTCTGGTGGTGGAAACCTGGATGCTGGTGCCGATTGCTGTTGCGTGGCTGCTGTTCAACCCGACGGCGGCCAGCGCCCAACCCGAGTTCTGGACCACCTCTGAAGCCTGGTGGCTGGTCGCCGCCGGCCCGGTCACGCTGGTGCCGCTGGTGTGTTTCAACGCCGCCGCACGGCATTTGCCTTACACGACGTTAGGATTTCTCCAATACCTGGCGCCGACACTGGTGCTGTTGCAAGCCGTTCTGCTGTTTGGCGAACACTTGTCATCCAGCACGCTGGTCGCGTTCATCTTTATCTGGGCAGGTCTTGCGGTTTATAGCGTCGATGCGTGGATAAGTTTGCGCCGCCGCAGCTGATCAAAAAACACACAAACCTCTGCAGGCCACGGCCCTATTGGCCTGCATCGATCCTTCCCAAGGTTATCCACAGCGTGATCCCCGCCGTTTGTGTGCAACTCGTTGAAACTGATGGTTTTTTGATCAGATACTGAAGAAGCCCGGCCGGCGTGGGCTAGCGGGCTGTCTCTACAGGTTATCCACAGGTGGGTGCACGTTTAACTTGGATAACCTTCCCGGATAACCCGGTCAGGGCTCACTGCGCAGCACCAGTTCAACCATCAAATCGTCCGCCAGGGTTTCCAGGCGCGACTGCAACACGTCCAGCGACAATGTCAGCGGCACCGCGAGAATCGCTTCAGCGTGAAACAACGGCTCGCTGCTCATCGGTGCCGGCCTCACTTCGGTCACTAGCCGTTCCAGGTTCACCCCCTGCTCGCTCAACAGACGCGTGATGTCGCGAACGATGCCCGGACGATCATTGCCCACCAATTCCATCGCAATGGGTTTCCAGGTGCAGGACTGCTCGATGCCACTTTCGGCAATCAGTACACGAATGCCTTGGGCAGACAACGCTTGCAAGGCATCCACCAGTTCATCGTAGGCCTCGGCCGGCACGCCCACCCGAAGAATCCCGGCGAACTGTCCTGCCATGCGCGACATGCGGCTTTCCAGCCAGTTGCCCCCGTGTTCGGCAATGCACTGGGCGATGCGCTCGACCTGCCCAGGCTTGTCCGGAGCGAATACTGTGAGTACGAGGTGGTCCATGGCGCAGCCCTCTTGTCATGACTTTTGTTATGAAAATCCAAGTATAGGCAAGGGTTGGCCAGATCCAGAATCAATGGTGTATCGACTGACCTTATCGCGGGCAAGCCCGCTCCCACAGCGTCATGCGCAGTCCCTGTGGGAGCGGGCTTGCCCGCGATTGAAGGCACCGCTGAATGAACTGAAAACCACAAATCGTGTACAACTTTTTATATTTAACTGGAACAATCTTATGGTTTTTTGAGAACATCCAGTACCACACCGTGACTGCAATGCGTCATGGGGTCGCAGAACGACGTAATTAGTCTAATTTTCACAAGCGCAATTCATCATGTAGTATGCCGCAGCGCGCACTACATAACGTTGGATCGATGTCTGCCACAGGCACACTCGCAACCCTGAAAGCCCCGTCAGCAAGGCCTCAAAGCCGTTGATTGGACCGAACCCAGCCGTCCGCAAGGGCATGTACTGGCGCAAGGGTTTGTGGTTTAAATGGCCAGAGGCTTCATTGTTAAATTGAAGAGCTGAAAAGCGAAATAGCTGAGCAGAGTGAGGCAAGCAATGACTGAACACGTTCAAGTCGGTGGCCTGCAGGTCGCCAAAGTCCTGTTCGACTTCGTGAACAACGAAGCCATTCCCGGTACCGGCCTCACCGCCGATAAGTTCTGGGCCGGTGCCGACAAGGTCATTCATGACCTGGCGCCGAAGAACAAAGCCCTACTCGCCAAACGCGATGATTTCCAGGCTCGTATCGATGGCTGGCACCAATCCCGTGCCGGCCAGGCGCACGATGCCGTGGCTTATAAAGCCTTCCTGCAAGACATCGGTTATCTGCTGCCAGAAGCGGCCGATTTCCAGGCAACGACGCAAAACGTCGATGACGAAATCGCCCGCATGGCCGGCCCGCAGCTCGTGGTCCCGGTCATGAATGCCCGTTTCGCGCTCAACGCCTCGAACGCCCGCTGGGGTTCGCTGTACGACGCGCTCTACGGCACCGACGCCATCAGCGAAGCTGACGGCGCGGAAAAAGGCAAAGGCTACAACAAGGTTCGTGGCGACAAGGTCATTGCCTTCGCCCGCGCCTTCCTCGACGACGCCGCGCCATTGGCTGCCGGTTCCCATGTCGATTCCACCGGCTACAAGATCGTTGACGGCAAACTGTTGATCGCACTCAAAGGTGGCAGCAACACCGGCCTGCGTAACGATGCCCAGCTGATCGGCTTCCACGGCGATGCTGCCGCGCCGACCGCGATTCTGCTGAAAAACAACGGTCTGCACTTCGAAATCCAGGTCGATGCCAGCACCCCGGTCGGCCAGACCGACGCAGCCGGCGTCAAAGACATCC
It encodes the following:
- a CDS encoding pyrroloquinoline quinone biosynthesis protein PqqE, producing the protein MEISGNTAFYAGLSTIQIGQNRVDQASGQIASNTIERSVTSQSSEAQVDRLRSVDRSQQSDLASNVIDLAQGKFQVEAGAKVAKASDEMLGTLIDTFA
- the bioD gene encoding dethiobiotin synthase, which codes for MSAAYFITGTDTDVGKTTVAAGLLHAARSAGLSTAAGKPVASGCDVTPKGLRNADALALLAECSLPLTYAQVNPLAFEPAIAPHLAAREAGVALTVQSLLTPMREILDMQADFTLIEGAGGWRVPLADQDNLSDLAMALGLPVILVVGVRLGCINHALLTAEAIAQDGLQLAGWVANIIDPKTSRLEENLATLAERIPAPCLGRVPRLKSITAESVAEHLQLDLLD
- the bioC gene encoding malonyl-ACP O-methyltransferase BioC; this translates as MTDLSLPNLPGGLPDKRQVAASFSRAAASYDSVAELQRDVGSQLLSRLPGDFVPGRWLDLGCGTGYFSRALSERFPAGQGVALDIAEGMLNHARPLGGATHFIAGDAERLPLQDSTCDLIFSSLAVQWCADFESVLREAHRVLKPGGIFAFASLCVGTLFELRDSWRQVDGMVHVNRFRELGVYQQLCAASGLKTVSLQTRPHVLHYPDVRSLTHELKALGAHNLNPGRPGGLTGRARILGLIEAYEQFRQAEGLPATYQVVYAVLEKPL
- a CDS encoding alpha/beta fold hydrolase, which codes for MRDRLILLPGWGLGISPLEPLAAALRGLDEHLRVEIEPLPELESSDLDEWLDELDSTLPQDAWLAGWSLGGMLAAELAARRGDRCCGLLTLASNPSFVAHEQWPSAMPAETFEAFLAGCQADPRLTLKRFSLLCAQGAQDPRGLSRLLLGGAPHSTASVLAAGLEVLAQLDTRQALQAYRGPQFHLFAGLDGLVPAEAAGDLLTLLPDVEIGLIEQASHAFLLEDPHGVAGAIQAFLHESGDD
- the bioF gene encoding 8-amino-7-oxononanoate synthase, encoding MSFDLAARLAARRAENLYRQRPLLESPQGPEVVVDGQPLLAFCNNDYLGLANHPQVIEAWRAGAARWGVGGGASHLVIGHSTPHHALEEALADLTGRPRALLFTTGYMANLGAVTALVGAGDTVLEDRLNHASLLDAGLLSGARFNRYLHNDAVSLAKRLEKATGNTLVVTDGVFSMDGDIANLPALALEAKAKGAWLMVDDAHGFGPLGANGGGIVEHFGLSQEDVPVLVGTLGKAFGTAGAFVAGSDELIESLIQFARPYIYTTSQPPALACATLKSLELLRTEHWRREHLKVLIRQFRQGAEQIGLELMDSFTPIQPIMIGDAGRAVRLSQMLRERGLMVTAIRPPTVPAGSARLRVTLTAAHSEAQVQRLLNGLADCFALLKSEPSHA
- the bioB gene encoding biotin synthase BioB, producing MSASTTATLRHDWSLAEVKALFVQPFNDLLFQAQTVHRAHFDANRVQVSTLLSIKTGACPEDCKYCPQSGHYNTGLEKEKLMEVQKVLEEAARAKAIGSTRFCMGAAWKHPSAKDMPYVLKMVEGVKALGLETCMTLGRLDQDQTEALAKAGLDYYNHNLDTSPEFYGSIITTRTYGERLQTLAYVRDSGMKICSGGILGMGESLDDRANLLIQLANLPEHPESVPINMLVKVAGTPLENAEDVDPFDFIRMLAVARILMPQSHVRLSAGREAMNEQMQALAFFAGANSIFYGEKLLTTANPQADKDMQLFSRLGILPEAREEHADEVHQAAIEQALVEQKSSEQFYNAAV
- a CDS encoding ComF family protein; translation: MRCQPRYEGAVYIWLKNNQHCLLCAEPADEHIPICMACETELPWLGDHCQTCALPLTGAGLTCGQCQEHPPAFERVATPWTYSFPLDTLITRFKHSAKWPFGRLLGELLAQFLQHRFDEDLNRPDALVPVPLAAKRLRQRGFNQAAMLARWLGANLDIPCDETLLLRIQDTSAQQDLNADARKKNLRHAFALTPGAHIKGRHLALVDDVLTTGATAQALARLLMEAGAARVDVYCLARTPKPGDVA
- a CDS encoding TOBE domain-containing protein, with translation MSLPTLLSQHIVRRPQRIALLQHIAEQGSITRAAKSAGLSYKAAWDAIDELNNLAQKPLVERSVGGKGGGGAKLSSEGLRVLRLYQKLQALQAQVLEAAEDASDLDLLGRLMLRTSARNQLHGKVVEIEAQGRNDLIRLELAEGLNIDAQITHDSTLRLELEIGTEVVALIKAGWLDLLGIDQQETPGNNCLNGIIEEILDAEDGPSEVRIGLPNGHTLCALAEPLHLRTLGLAIDKPVRVQCSPSNILLGTPL